One region of Salinirubrum litoreum genomic DNA includes:
- a CDS encoding ATP-binding protein codes for MAADQYPDATAHLHEELRLLDDRLRRRLRDDSRSAGTGDDTRSVTGDDSRSADSDRPEAQESPPADSETGTRDDTPRERIDARVSASHDAGVRLPLTDLVAEFDLSPTERDALVVAVAPAVDPDYGSLFAHLQDDRHSRRPTVGLVGDLLGESPRERLAVRALFDREEPLRATRLLRLGGDPDAPRVDRPIVADDRLADFLLGTDSLPASLADYCSVTRPTALIDDLPTDRETTEHIRVIAERVGPDADSTDSTPQPPTTDAVSARKVDTTLDADETTGFTATLPARAAVRPPLVHLHGPTGVGTERAVSAICAERGVDRLLRCDAGGLLSGVAATRDTDRAAAVTERLRLLIREARLRGCPIHLRRADLPFGDDADTGPETGPATDADDLAATVVGVLDRVPGPVFVTGSADLPASARVRPTTHTVVTVRFPASDYARRLRAWESVDLPASVDPSALAATFRLTPGGVDRAVALARTHETVAGGALTREAIYAGCRQVTSAALGSHATKVEPTFGWDDIVLPAEPARKLRAVADRIADEGRVYDDWGFADRYARGGGVAALFTGPSGTGKTMAAEVLARETGLDLYRIDLASVVSKYVGETESRLGEIFDGAAGSDAILLFDEADALFGKRSEVSDAHDRYANVETNYLLQRIESHDGTVVLTSNFPENIDDAFRRRLHLTVSFPRPDHEAREAIWRGVFPEEAPVADLDYDFLASFELTGGDVRNAALTAAFLAVSESDTAATATADRNGEHASDTGHVETSRVEMRHVVPAVRDELRKTGSLVDPAQFGDYWEVVNS; via the coding sequence ATGGCCGCCGACCAGTACCCCGACGCGACCGCCCATCTCCACGAGGAGTTGCGACTGCTGGACGACCGACTCCGGCGACGACTGCGTGACGACTCGCGGTCGGCCGGCACTGGCGACGACACACGGTCGGTGACCGGTGACGACTCGCGGTCGGCCGACAGCGACCGACCGGAAGCGCAGGAGTCGCCGCCCGCCGACAGCGAGACGGGCACGCGAGACGACACCCCACGCGAGCGCATCGACGCCCGCGTCTCGGCGAGCCACGACGCGGGTGTCCGACTCCCGCTGACCGACCTCGTTGCGGAGTTCGACCTGTCGCCGACCGAGCGGGACGCGCTGGTCGTCGCGGTCGCCCCGGCGGTCGATCCGGACTACGGCAGTCTGTTCGCCCACCTGCAGGACGACCGCCACAGCCGACGACCCACGGTCGGACTCGTCGGCGACCTGCTCGGCGAGTCGCCACGCGAGCGACTCGCGGTGCGGGCGCTGTTCGACCGCGAGGAGCCACTCCGAGCGACCCGACTGCTCCGACTCGGGGGCGACCCGGACGCGCCACGGGTGGACCGACCGATCGTCGCCGACGACCGCCTCGCCGACTTCCTGCTCGGCACCGACTCGCTTCCGGCGAGCCTCGCCGACTACTGTTCGGTGACGAGGCCGACCGCTCTCATCGACGACTTGCCGACCGATCGGGAGACCACCGAGCACATCCGGGTGATCGCCGAGCGAGTCGGTCCCGACGCCGACTCGACCGACTCGACGCCACAGCCTCCGACGACCGACGCGGTGTCGGCGAGGAAGGTCGACACGACGCTCGACGCCGACGAGACGACCGGGTTCACCGCCACGCTTCCCGCGCGGGCGGCGGTACGACCGCCACTGGTCCACCTCCACGGACCCACGGGAGTCGGCACCGAGCGAGCCGTGTCGGCGATCTGTGCCGAGCGCGGCGTCGACCGACTCCTTCGGTGTGACGCGGGTGGATTACTGTCCGGAGTCGCCGCCACGCGGGACACCGACCGCGCCGCGGCGGTCACGGAGCGACTTCGACTGCTGATCCGCGAGGCGCGACTGCGAGGCTGTCCGATCCACCTCCGGCGTGCCGACCTGCCGTTCGGCGACGACGCCGACACCGGCCCGGAGACGGGGCCGGCGACCGACGCGGACGACCTCGCGGCGACGGTCGTCGGCGTGCTAGATCGCGTGCCGGGACCGGTGTTCGTGACCGGCAGTGCCGACCTCCCGGCGAGTGCGCGCGTCCGGCCGACGACCCACACGGTCGTCACGGTCCGGTTCCCGGCGTCGGACTACGCCCGCCGCCTCCGGGCGTGGGAGTCGGTCGACCTGCCGGCGTCTGTCGATCCGAGCGCGCTGGCGGCGACGTTCCGCCTGACGCCCGGTGGCGTCGACCGCGCGGTCGCGCTGGCCCGGACACACGAGACGGTGGCCGGGGGAGCATTGACCCGCGAGGCCATCTACGCCGGCTGTCGGCAGGTGACCAGCGCGGCACTGGGGAGTCACGCGACGAAAGTCGAGCCGACCTTCGGCTGGGACGACATCGTCCTGCCAGCCGAACCGGCGCGGAAACTCCGGGCGGTCGCCGACCGCATCGCCGACGAGGGGCGGGTGTACGACGACTGGGGCTTCGCGGACCGCTACGCTCGCGGCGGGGGGGTCGCCGCGCTGTTCACCGGTCCCTCCGGTACGGGGAAGACGATGGCCGCCGAGGTGCTGGCCCGCGAGACCGGACTCGACCTCTACCGGATCGACCTCGCCAGCGTCGTCAGCAAGTACGTCGGCGAGACCGAGAGTCGACTCGGCGAGATATTCGACGGTGCGGCGGGCAGCGACGCCATCCTGCTGTTCGACGAGGCCGACGCCCTGTTCGGCAAGCGTTCTGAGGTGTCCGACGCCCACGACCGGTACGCGAACGTCGAGACGAACTACCTCCTCCAGCGCATCGAGAGCCACGACGGGACGGTCGTGTTGACATCGAACTTCCCGGAGAACATCGACGACGCGTTCCGGCGGCGACTCCACCTGACGGTCTCGTTCCCGCGGCCCGACCACGAGGCACGCGAGGCGATCTGGCGCGGTGTCTTCCCCGAAGAGGCCCCGGTCGCCGATCTGGACTACGACTTCCTCGCCTCCTTCGAGTTGACCGGCGGCGACGTGCGGAACGCCGCGCTGACCGCGGCGTTTCTCGCGGTGAGCGAGTCGGACACGGCAGCGACCGCGACTGCCGACCGAAACGGCGAGCACGCGAGCGACACGGGTCACGTCGAGACCTCTCGTGTCGAGATGCGCCACGTCGTCCCGGCGGTGCGTGACGAACTCCGGAAGACCGGGTCGCTGGTCGACCCCGCACAGTTCGGCGACTACTGGGAGGTCGTGAACTCGTGA
- a CDS encoding phage tail protein, translating to MSVGARDDPYLSYRFVVQIDALFVGGFSEVSGLSVRMDPETYEEGGVNDHVHKLPGRADYPNLTLRRGMTDSATLSRWTQRTVDGAVTRMDGVLFLLDETGDIGWGWAFVDAYPVSWSGPDLSADSSSVAVETLELAHHGLRPVPGLPPGVGTALQDIGGLLG from the coding sequence ATGAGCGTCGGCGCGCGCGACGACCCGTACCTCTCGTACCGGTTCGTCGTCCAGATCGACGCGCTGTTCGTCGGGGGGTTCTCCGAAGTCAGCGGCCTGTCGGTGCGGATGGACCCGGAGACCTACGAGGAGGGCGGCGTCAACGACCACGTCCACAAACTCCCCGGCCGAGCCGACTACCCGAACCTGACGCTCCGGCGCGGGATGACCGACTCCGCGACGCTCTCGCGGTGGACCCAGCGCACGGTCGACGGCGCGGTGACGCGCATGGACGGGGTGCTCTTCCTCCTGGACGAGACCGGCGACATCGGCTGGGGCTGGGCGTTCGTGGACGCCTACCCCGTCTCGTGGAGCGGGCCGGATCTCTCGGCCGACAGCAGTTCGGTGGCCGTCGAGACGCTGGAACTGGCCCACCACGGGCTTCGACCGGTCCCGGGACTCCCGCCGGGCGTCGGCACCGCACTGCAGGACATCGGGGGCCTGCTGGGGTGA
- a CDS encoding phage tail protein, with protein MPDRHGPFRNFRFLLEIEGIVQAGFSECTLPESSTEAVEYRNGNEQPTVRKIKGLNSYGNLSLQWGITESTELYDWWKTVENGNVDDARRPIAVVVQDEVGDPGPRFQFREAWPRQYDAPDLNATGNEVSIESLEIVHEGMERSA; from the coding sequence ATGCCGGACCGACACGGGCCCTTCCGGAACTTCCGGTTCCTGCTCGAGATCGAGGGCATCGTGCAGGCGGGCTTCTCGGAGTGTACGCTCCCGGAGTCCTCGACCGAGGCGGTCGAGTACCGGAACGGCAACGAACAGCCCACGGTCCGGAAGATCAAGGGACTGAACAGCTACGGCAACCTCTCCTTACAGTGGGGGATCACCGAGTCCACCGAACTGTACGACTGGTGGAAGACGGTCGAGAACGGCAACGTGGACGACGCCCGGCGACCCATCGCGGTCGTCGTGCAGGACGAGGTGGGCGACCCCGGCCCGCGCTTCCAGTTCCGCGAGGCGTGGCCCCGGCAGTACGACGCCCCGGACCTCAACGCCACGGGTAACGAGGTCTCCATCGAGTCCTTAGAGATCGTCCACGAGGGCATGGAGCGGAGCGCATGA
- a CDS encoding choice-of-anchor D domain-containing protein, with translation MLGRTERGPTEPRLVTSFSQFQRLYGGFDATARGRSLADSYTVFGVEGFFRNGGTECVFGRVVGEDATLGEGSLGAVEALLAVSESTVDFGDVVTGHAPTRTVTLSNPGEAGDPAVTVDGDDFTLTVTEGADDEFAVLTPADADFPLTVAPGGSVDVTVELTPADATPKAATLVVDHDGTNAPARVTFAGTGVGPTADQFGVDPGQIDFGAAVDGHQRTETVTLRNLNAGGGGDLPLTAGELSVVDPDGNGEEAHFSAAFPDGEPGAVPAGGTADVEVMFSPDNAPGDVDVELQIATPAGGATVVLTGTGVGPTDGALGVPTVATPTLDFGTLVATDQTSATITLTNLGDGDPAAGHAAIEVDPAGMEVVADPNADPAVDDFTVLGPETVPTLAPGGRVAVEVRFDPTATGTRAAQLRVPFEAGGAAGTATVALTGEAVEPAPITLDAERLDFGRVEAGESADRTLVVTNAAEPGGMNVRIDADDVTITDPSGDSPFALTVTDAGGNAPAFPVDLAPGDSLHAEVTFVAEDLAPRTATLAVAYEGDAGANPRETVTVPLSGNRDVLDVEAVGPGAWGERIAVAVDDGSLFDPARNQLFKLTVRYWSNPADAATARQYGGDPEADDRVPDPTVEEVYDDLSPVQSSADFYENRLASSALVAVDQVADGRPESTEEPIWLGSAADGRVPILEDYDGTADPAWRPDDERTGLDAFVAEDEIAIVCVPDERSVTNDAGDPVLTQAIVDHCETLADRFAVLQAPQVAEPPGDLSPPRDSEYAAFYYPWIETTNPATNRSTLVPPGGYVAGIYARSDTDRGVHKAPANEIVRGANGLQRTITKGEQAQLNPRGVNCIRSFPGRGIRVWGARTTSSDPLWKYVNVRRLFLYLEESIDEATQYAVFEPNDESLWAQIRQAVSNFLTTTWRNGALMGSTPEEAFYVKCDETTMTQDDIDNGRLIVEIGVAPVKPAEFVIFRISQKTGEGA, from the coding sequence ATGTTGGGCCGAACCGAACGCGGTCCCACGGAGCCGCGACTCGTCACGAGTTTCTCACAGTTCCAGCGACTGTACGGCGGCTTCGACGCCACCGCTCGCGGCCGGTCGCTCGCGGACAGTTACACGGTCTTCGGCGTCGAGGGCTTCTTCCGAAACGGCGGCACCGAGTGCGTCTTCGGCAGAGTCGTCGGCGAGGACGCCACCCTCGGCGAGGGCTCGCTCGGTGCGGTCGAGGCACTGCTCGCAGTCTCGGAGTCCACCGTCGACTTCGGCGACGTGGTGACGGGCCACGCGCCGACCCGGACCGTCACGCTCTCGAACCCCGGCGAGGCGGGCGACCCGGCGGTGACGGTCGACGGGGACGACTTCACCCTGACCGTCACCGAGGGCGCGGACGACGAGTTCGCGGTTCTCACGCCGGCAGACGCCGACTTCCCGCTGACCGTCGCCCCCGGCGGGAGCGTCGACGTGACCGTCGAACTGACGCCGGCCGACGCGACCCCGAAGGCGGCGACACTCGTCGTCGACCACGACGGGACGAACGCCCCGGCTCGCGTCACCTTCGCCGGCACCGGCGTCGGTCCGACCGCCGACCAGTTCGGCGTCGACCCGGGACAGATCGACTTCGGCGCGGCGGTCGACGGCCACCAGCGCACCGAGACCGTGACGCTCCGGAACCTGAACGCGGGCGGTGGCGGGGACCTCCCGCTGACGGCCGGCGAACTGTCGGTCGTCGACCCCGACGGGAACGGCGAGGAGGCGCACTTCTCGGCGGCCTTCCCCGACGGCGAACCGGGCGCAGTGCCGGCCGGCGGCACCGCCGACGTCGAGGTGATGTTCTCACCCGACAACGCGCCGGGTGACGTGGACGTGGAACTCCAGATCGCCACCCCCGCCGGCGGGGCGACCGTCGTCCTCACGGGGACCGGCGTCGGGCCGACCGACGGCGCACTCGGCGTGCCGACCGTCGCGACCCCGACGCTCGACTTCGGGACGCTGGTCGCCACCGACCAGACGAGTGCGACGATCACGCTGACGAACCTCGGCGACGGCGACCCGGCCGCCGGACACGCCGCGATCGAGGTCGACCCGGCGGGTATGGAGGTCGTCGCCGATCCGAACGCCGACCCGGCGGTCGACGACTTCACCGTCCTCGGCCCGGAGACGGTCCCGACGCTCGCACCCGGCGGCCGCGTCGCGGTCGAAGTCCGGTTCGACCCGACCGCGACCGGCACCCGCGCCGCACAGCTCCGGGTTCCCTTCGAGGCCGGCGGCGCGGCCGGCACCGCGACCGTCGCGCTGACGGGCGAGGCGGTCGAACCTGCCCCGATCACGCTCGACGCGGAGCGACTCGACTTCGGCCGCGTCGAAGCCGGCGAGTCGGCGGACCGGACGCTGGTGGTGACGAACGCGGCCGAACCGGGGGGGATGAACGTCCGCATCGACGCCGACGACGTGACGATCACGGACCCGAGCGGCGACTCCCCGTTCGCGCTCACGGTCACCGACGCCGGCGGCAACGCGCCCGCCTTCCCGGTCGACCTCGCGCCGGGCGACTCGCTCCACGCCGAGGTGACGTTCGTCGCCGAGGACCTCGCCCCCCGGACCGCGACACTCGCGGTCGCCTACGAGGGCGACGCGGGCGCGAACCCACGCGAGACGGTGACCGTCCCGCTCTCGGGGAACCGCGACGTACTGGACGTGGAAGCCGTCGGTCCCGGCGCGTGGGGCGAGCGCATCGCGGTCGCGGTCGACGACGGGAGCCTGTTCGATCCGGCGCGCAACCAGTTGTTCAAGCTGACCGTCCGGTACTGGTCGAATCCGGCGGACGCGGCGACCGCCCGGCAGTACGGCGGCGATCCCGAAGCCGACGACCGGGTGCCGGACCCGACCGTCGAGGAGGTCTACGACGACCTCTCGCCGGTCCAGTCGTCGGCCGACTTCTACGAGAACCGCCTCGCGTCGTCGGCACTCGTCGCGGTCGACCAGGTCGCAGACGGGCGACCGGAGTCGACCGAGGAGCCGATCTGGCTCGGTTCGGCCGCCGACGGCCGCGTCCCGATCTTGGAGGATTACGACGGGACCGCCGACCCGGCGTGGCGGCCCGACGACGAGCGCACGGGATTGGACGCCTTCGTCGCCGAAGACGAGATCGCCATCGTCTGCGTGCCGGACGAGCGGTCGGTGACGAACGACGCCGGCGACCCCGTGTTGACGCAGGCCATCGTGGACCACTGCGAGACGCTGGCGGATCGGTTCGCCGTGTTGCAGGCACCGCAGGTCGCGGAGCCACCCGGCGACCTCTCGCCGCCGCGCGACTCGGAGTACGCCGCGTTCTACTACCCGTGGATCGAGACGACGAACCCGGCGACGAACCGCTCGACGCTGGTGCCGCCGGGGGGCTACGTCGCGGGCATCTACGCCCGGAGCGACACCGACCGGGGTGTCCACAAAGCGCCCGCGAACGAGATCGTTCGCGGGGCGAACGGCCTCCAGCGGACGATCACGAAGGGCGAACAGGCGCAGTTGAACCCGCGGGGGGTGAACTGCATCCGGAGTTTCCCCGGTCGGGGCATCCGGGTGTGGGGCGCGCGGACGACCTCCAGCGATCCACTGTGGAAGTACGTCAACGTCCGGCGACTGTTCCTCTACTTGGAGGAGTCCATCGACGAGGCGACGCAGTACGCGGTCTTCGAGCCGAACGACGAGAGCCTGTGGGCACAGATCCGGCAGGCCGTGAGCAACTTCCTGACGACCACGTGGCGCAACGGGGCGCTGATGGGATCGACGCCGGAGGAGGCGTTCTACGTGAAGTGTGACGAGACGACAATGACACAGGACGACATCGACAACGGGCGACTGATCGTCGAGATCGGCGTCGCCCCGGTGAAGCCGGCGGAGTTCGTCATCTTCCGCATCTCCCAGAAGACCGGGGAGGGGGCGTAG
- a CDS encoding carboxypeptidase regulatory-like domain-containing protein, whose product MTETTPRWRSVAVRTTRVSIVVSVVDDDTGERIPTARVELADETPPTTVSGGYHVFTDLGPDPVEIRVTAPGYDEATPTVTPVAPTETDASAFVTEVQLTND is encoded by the coding sequence ATGACTGAGACGACCCCACGCTGGCGCTCGGTCGCGGTCCGGACCACGCGGGTCTCGATCGTCGTCAGCGTCGTGGACGACGACACCGGCGAGCGGATTCCGACCGCACGGGTGGAACTCGCCGACGAGACGCCACCGACCACCGTCTCCGGCGGCTACCACGTCTTCACCGACCTCGGTCCCGATCCGGTCGAGATCAGAGTGACCGCACCGGGCTACGACGAGGCGACCCCGACCGTGACGCCGGTCGCACCGACCGAGACCGACGCCTCGGCGTTCGTCACCGAGGTCCAACTGACGAACGACTGA
- a CDS encoding Pvc16 family protein — MPDYRAIEDAGVTMLSLLEDRMGRDPGDPESPEKPITDAQIALVSPGEVTETTRGNEDPIRLSLYLYRVEPSEGLANQPTRQIDATTVRDAPLALDCYYLLTAYPGEGTQDPSTNRHQQHRVLGRAMQVLRDEAVIREGDLSGTLRSPLHVSPVAQPMAEVLDIWNTFEDRPYQPSVAYLVSPVEIDPAEDREVDRVLERQTHYRVRDHVAERAAENGSGDDGDGDD, encoded by the coding sequence GTGCCGGACTACCGGGCCATCGAGGACGCGGGCGTGACGATGCTCTCGTTGCTCGAAGACCGGATGGGCCGCGATCCGGGCGACCCCGAGTCGCCCGAGAAGCCGATCACCGACGCCCAGATCGCACTGGTGTCGCCGGGCGAGGTGACCGAGACGACACGGGGCAACGAGGACCCGATCCGCCTGTCGCTGTACCTCTACCGGGTCGAACCGAGCGAGGGCCTGGCGAACCAGCCCACCCGACAGATCGACGCGACGACCGTCAGAGACGCGCCACTCGCCCTGGACTGCTACTACCTGCTGACCGCGTACCCCGGCGAGGGGACGCAGGACCCGAGTACGAACCGCCACCAGCAACACCGCGTCCTGGGCCGGGCGATGCAGGTCCTGCGCGACGAGGCCGTGATCCGCGAGGGCGACCTCTCCGGGACCCTCCGGAGTCCGCTGCACGTCTCGCCGGTCGCCCAGCCGATGGCCGAGGTGCTGGACATCTGGAACACCTTCGAGGACCGCCCGTACCAGCCCTCGGTGGCGTATCTCGTCTCGCCGGTCGAGATCGACCCCGCCGAGGATCGCGAGGTCGACCGCGTCCTCGAACGGCAGACCCACTACCGCGTCCGGGACCACGTCGCCGAACGCGCCGCCGAGAACGGCAGTGGTGACGACGGTGACGGCGATGACTGA
- a CDS encoding phosphoribosylglycinamide synthetase C domain-containing protein, translated as MDPKQFLFVSADAALIGDVAWQVAREGHDVRYYIEAESDREIADGFVSKTDDWRSEVEWADTIIFDDIWVGSEVGTGALAEELRAEGHHVVGGTPNTDRLEDDRGYAMEVLDDHGIETLPHREFSDFGEAIDYVESNPAPYVIKPLGEVQNVKRLLYVGREDDGSDVIDVLRAYEKAWGHRMAGFQLQRRVEGVEVAVCGFFDGEKFVEPINLNFEHKKLFPGNIGPSTGEMGTSMFWTGRNRLFRRTLGRLEDWLAEEGYVGSIDVNCIVNDTGISPLEFTPRFGYPTIVLQEESFETPTGEFFHHLARGEDPELDVHGGYQIAVRVCVPPFPFDDEATFGENSRNAAVVFEEGWDRAGVHIEDTKNVDGQWRVAGESGIVLVVTGMGETMADARQQAYDRVDRIIVPNMYYRDDIGERWIDGDGDRLQAWGYLGPE; from the coding sequence ATGGACCCCAAACAGTTCCTCTTCGTCTCGGCCGACGCCGCGCTGATCGGCGACGTCGCGTGGCAGGTCGCCCGCGAGGGCCACGACGTGCGCTACTACATCGAGGCCGAATCGGATCGGGAGATCGCCGACGGCTTCGTCTCGAAGACCGACGACTGGCGGAGCGAGGTCGAGTGGGCGGACACGATCATCTTCGACGACATCTGGGTCGGCAGCGAGGTCGGCACCGGCGCACTCGCCGAGGAGTTGCGCGCCGAGGGCCACCACGTCGTCGGCGGGACGCCGAACACCGACCGACTGGAGGACGACCGCGGCTACGCGATGGAGGTGCTGGACGACCACGGCATCGAGACACTCCCCCACCGCGAGTTCTCCGATTTCGGCGAGGCCATCGACTACGTCGAGTCGAACCCCGCGCCCTACGTGATCAAGCCCCTCGGCGAGGTGCAGAACGTCAAGCGCCTGCTGTACGTCGGCAGGGAGGACGACGGGAGCGACGTGATCGACGTGCTCCGGGCCTACGAGAAAGCGTGGGGCCACCGGATGGCCGGTTTCCAACTCCAGCGCCGGGTCGAGGGCGTCGAAGTCGCTGTCTGTGGCTTCTTCGACGGGGAGAAATTCGTCGAACCGATCAACCTCAACTTCGAGCACAAGAAGCTCTTTCCGGGCAACATCGGTCCCTCGACCGGCGAGATGGGCACCTCGATGTTCTGGACCGGCCGCAACCGACTGTTCCGTCGCACGCTCGGCAGACTCGAAGACTGGCTGGCAGAGGAGGGGTACGTCGGCAGCATCGACGTGAACTGCATCGTCAACGACACCGGCATCTCCCCCCTCGAATTCACGCCCCGGTTCGGCTACCCGACCATCGTCCTGCAGGAGGAGTCCTTCGAGACGCCGACCGGCGAGTTCTTCCACCACCTCGCGCGCGGCGAGGACCCAGAGTTGGACGTCCACGGCGGCTACCAGATCGCGGTGCGGGTCTGCGTCCCGCCGTTCCCCTTCGACGACGAGGCGACCTTCGGAGAGAACTCCCGGAACGCGGCGGTCGTCTTCGAGGAGGGGTGGGACCGTGCCGGCGTCCACATCGAGGACACGAAGAACGTCGACGGCCAGTGGCGCGTGGCCGGCGAGTCCGGCATCGTCCTCGTCGTCACCGGGATGGGCGAGACGATGGCCGACGCCCGCCAGCAGGCGTACGACCGCGTGGACCGGATCATCGTGCCGAACATGTACTACCGCGACGACATCGGCGAGCGCTGGATCGATGGCGACGGCGACCGGTTGCAGGCGTGGGGCTACCTCGGCCCGGAGTGA
- a CDS encoding GNAT family N-acetyltransferase: MPGAAFLVGDRVTLTTVESDDVAFLRDGVNHPEVRALVGQPFPTNLDQEHSYWEDVTERSDAVQVLITVSREAAETDAEGSDDADDRVPVGVVELDPVDRETGVADLGVWIHPAHHRQGYASEAIELVVGYAFDELRMHKVTANAYARNEASRRMLASLGFVEEGVGREDAFLDGAYHDTHYFGVLDAEWRERDAE; this comes from the coding sequence ATGCCCGGAGCAGCCTTCCTCGTCGGCGACCGCGTCACGCTCACGACCGTCGAGTCCGACGACGTCGCCTTCCTCCGCGACGGCGTGAACCACCCCGAGGTGCGCGCACTCGTCGGCCAACCGTTCCCAACTAACCTCGACCAGGAGCACAGCTACTGGGAGGACGTGACCGAGCGCTCGGACGCGGTGCAGGTGCTGATAACCGTCTCCCGCGAGGCGGCCGAGACCGACGCGGAGGGCAGTGACGACGCCGACGACCGCGTCCCAGTCGGCGTCGTGGAACTCGACCCGGTGGATCGGGAGACCGGCGTCGCGGATTTGGGCGTCTGGATCCACCCGGCCCACCACCGACAGGGGTACGCGAGCGAGGCCATCGAACTGGTGGTCGGCTACGCCTTCGACGAACTCCGGATGCACAAGGTGACCGCGAACGCGTACGCCCGAAACGAGGCCTCTCGTCGGATGCTGGCGTCGCTCGGCTTCGTGGAGGAGGGTGTCGGGCGCGAGGACGCGTTTCTGGATGGAGCGTACCACGACACCCACTACTTCGGCGTCCTCGACGCCGAGTGGCGCGAGCGAGACGCCGAGTGA
- a CDS encoding SDR family NAD(P)-dependent oxidoreductase, which yields MSNAHDGAVAVVTGAGSGIGRASARRFAADGAQVVVSDVDREGGAETVDLIEDAGGEATFVACDVTDQADIDALFRETVETYGPPDVAHNNAGIEGKTVPTHEQSDEDWASVIDVNLTGVWRCLKAEIALMAEHGGGAIVNTSSIAGLSAGGPAPYVASKHGVVGLTRITAVEYGDLGIRVNAVCPGVVDTPMIDRSSDAGFGDRLDAIVQTNPISRKADPNEVADAVAWLASEEASYVTGHAMTVDGGFMSQ from the coding sequence ATGTCGAACGCACACGACGGCGCGGTGGCAGTGGTGACCGGCGCAGGCTCCGGGATCGGACGCGCGAGCGCACGGCGGTTCGCCGCAGACGGCGCGCAGGTCGTCGTCTCGGACGTGGATCGCGAGGGCGGCGCGGAGACGGTCGACCTGATCGAGGACGCCGGCGGCGAGGCGACCTTCGTCGCCTGCGACGTGACCGACCAGGCAGACATCGACGCCCTGTTCCGGGAGACCGTCGAGACCTACGGCCCGCCGGACGTCGCGCACAACAACGCCGGCATCGAGGGGAAGACGGTGCCGACCCACGAGCAGTCCGACGAAGACTGGGCCAGCGTGATCGACGTGAACCTCACCGGCGTCTGGCGCTGTCTCAAAGCCGAGATCGCACTGATGGCCGAACACGGCGGCGGGGCGATCGTCAACACGTCCTCTATCGCCGGCCTCTCGGCGGGCGGACCGGCCCCCTACGTCGCCAGCAAGCACGGCGTGGTCGGCCTGACGCGCATCACCGCCGTCGAGTACGGCGACCTCGGTATTCGCGTGAACGCGGTCTGTCCCGGCGTGGTCGACACGCCGATGATCGACCGCTCCAGCGACGCCGGCTTCGGCGACCGCCTCGACGCCATCGTCCAGACGAACCCCATCTCCCGGAAGGCCGACCCGAACGAGGTCGCCGACGCGGTGGCGTGGCTGGCCTCCGAGGAGGCTTCGTACGTCACCGGCCACGCGATGACCGTCGACGGCGGGTTCATGTCGCAGTAA
- a CDS encoding 2Fe-2S iron-sulfur cluster-binding protein, whose protein sequence is MAEFFSPVGFALGAMLTLTVVILHYSRGTGWESRQDIAQEVLERRAETVPETDFPEPMNRSIGGGAPAAAIGGEAGEGAELEGEAVEEEVGPADIPDDEIEYFEVEFIKEGTTIEVPNNQPLLDSGEDEGMDLPYACRQGQCVSCAGQITNGGNSEDYVVHDNQQMLDDAELDDGYTLTCVAYPRADFSIKSGEAP, encoded by the coding sequence ATGGCCGAATTCTTCAGTCCGGTGGGGTTCGCGCTGGGCGCGATGCTGACGCTCACCGTGGTCATACTCCACTACTCGCGCGGGACTGGCTGGGAGTCCCGACAGGACATCGCACAGGAGGTCTTAGAACGCCGGGCCGAGACGGTCCCGGAGACCGACTTCCCCGAACCGATGAACCGCTCCATCGGCGGCGGCGCGCCGGCGGCGGCGATCGGCGGCGAGGCCGGCGAGGGTGCCGAACTCGAGGGCGAAGCAGTCGAGGAGGAGGTCGGCCCGGCCGACATCCCCGACGACGAGATCGAGTACTTCGAGGTCGAGTTCATCAAGGAGGGGACCACCATCGAGGTCCCGAACAACCAGCCCCTGCTCGACTCCGGCGAGGACGAGGGGATGGACCTCCCCTACGCCTGTCGGCAGGGCCAGTGTGTCTCCTGTGCCGGGCAGATCACGAACGGCGGCAACTCCGAGGACTACGTCGTCCACGACAACCAGCAGATGCTCGACGACGCCGAACTCGACGACGGCTACACGCTGACCTGCGTCGCGTACCCGCGTGCCGACTTCTCGATCAAGTCCGGCGAAGCGCCCTGA